From Carassius gibelio isolate Cgi1373 ecotype wild population from Czech Republic chromosome B21, carGib1.2-hapl.c, whole genome shotgun sequence, the proteins below share one genomic window:
- the LOC127985579 gene encoding uncharacterized protein LOC127985579, which yields MSDNPTPTAHSTTLEYTQQRPTITVMRPRSRLLAKRGLPTIREGYEELVQDLNQTNSQHTTTQDYFLSICHLARPTFPLHEPDYDILSIGPLDSPKPCLRLHRLHQHLQSSKLHTSISSDQTVQQAHKEKDSIRSAPSEPLQAHAAPEEDNGCRGDIPSPTDPLEYLYSHRGALALSTRRSSIPPRRPRSDTFPCCSSAPDTQRKSSCPELSLPETVPVGTVLQRSPLSRKKLDEGSLASRSGVPNKVDGAPAGWRGKNSRCMDKQTIVSHWISECRSAWKEARIRACMLPAIAEK from the coding sequence TCATGCGTCCCAGGTCCAGATTACTGGCTAAACGTGGCCTTCCCACCATCAGGGAGGGTTATGAGGAGCTGGTGCAGGACCTGAACCAGACCAACAGCCAACACACCACCACACAGGACTACTTCCTCTCCATCTGCCATCTGGCCCGACCCACCTTCCCTCTACATGAGCCCGACTATGACATCCTTTCCATCGGCCCTTTGGATTCCCCAAAGCCCTGCCTACGACTGCACCGGCTGCATCAGCATCTGCAGTCTTCAAAGCTCCATACCTCCATAAGCAGCGACCAGACAGTTCAACAAGCCCATAAAGAGAAAGATTCCATCAGATCTGCTCCGTCAGAGCCTCTGCAGGCTCACGCCGCCCCAGAGGAGGACAACGGATGCAGAGGTGACATCCCAAGCCCTACAGATCCGCTGGAGTACCTCTACAGCCACAGAGGTGCTCTAGCGCTCTCCACCAGAAGGAGCAGTATTCCTCCGCGCCGGCCACGCAGCGACACCTTCCCATGCTGTTCCTCTGCGCCTGACACCCAGCGGAAAAGCAGCTGCCCAGAGCTTAGCCTGCCTGAGACGGTCCCTGTGGGGACGGTCCTGCAGCGGTCACCGCTCAGCAGGAAGAAGCTGGATGAAGGCAGTTTGGCCTCACGTAGTGGCGTTCCCAACAAGGTTGATGGCGCCCCTGCTGGCTGGAGGGGAAAGAACAGTCGTTGCATGGACAAACAGACCATAGTGTCCCACTGGATCTCAGAGTGCCGCAGCGCATGGAAGGAAGCCCGCATTCGCGCATGCATGCTGCCCGCCATTGCCGAGAAGTAA